One stretch of Flavobacteriales bacterium DNA includes these proteins:
- a CDS encoding carotenoid biosynthesis protein, which yields MSWTKENIVIVILFILHAVGGLALSFESLKPLFLSLTPMNLTLSFLLLVWANNDFSFNFYKVISFLFIIGYLVEVLGVYSGVLFGEYDYGATLGFQLLEVPIIIGINWILLAVSSFAVSSYFVTKPIYKIVLSSVIMVLLDLMIEPVAIRLDFWHWQGGAIPTQNYIMWFLVAMFMNWILSFNRIKFNAKLGFGLIISQVLFFTLQSFNF from the coding sequence ATGAGTTGGACTAAGGAAAACATTGTAATTGTTATACTTTTTATCCTACATGCTGTAGGAGGGCTTGCTTTGTCATTTGAGTCGCTTAAGCCTTTATTTCTTTCTCTAACTCCAATGAATTTGACGTTATCTTTCCTTTTGTTGGTTTGGGCTAACAATGACTTTTCATTTAACTTCTACAAAGTTATCTCGTTTCTATTTATTATCGGCTATCTTGTAGAGGTGTTAGGCGTTTATTCAGGCGTGTTATTTGGCGAATACGACTATGGAGCAACGCTCGGCTTTCAGCTTCTTGAGGTTCCGATTATTATTGGAATAAACTGGATACTTTTAGCTGTGTCTTCTTTTGCGGTAAGCTCCTATTTTGTGACTAAGCCCATATATAAGATAGTACTTTCTTCAGTCATTATGGTGTTATTAGACCTAATGATTGAGCCTGTGGCAATACGCTTAGATTTTTGGCATTGGCAAGGTGGTGCTATACCAACTCAAAACTATATCATGTGGTTTTTAGTGGCTATGTTCATGAATTGGATATTGAGTTTTAATCGAATAAAATTTAATGCTAAATTGGGTTTTGGCTTGATTATATCTCAAGTTTTATTCTTTACCCTACAATCATTTAATTTTTAA
- a CDS encoding lycopene cyclase domain-containing protein produces the protein MEFLEHHFFYFILMIFSLAYPLAQSFERRINYYSKWSRLLPSIIVMMILFIPWDIWFTDLSVWQFNSDYICGIKFFLLPLEEWLFFIIIPFACVFIHEVLNYFFNKQLDSGSYIKIAYSLACILAFFSVIYSDRLYTLICFSLTSLSLFILAIHKPNWIGTFFRTYFVSLIPFLIINGFLTGSFNETPIVSYSSSQIIGLRILNIPIEDSMYNLLMLLIVISIYERKSTLNRIENVIFT, from the coding sequence ATGGAATTTTTAGAACATCATTTTTTCTATTTCATTTTAATGATTTTCTCTCTAGCTTATCCATTAGCTCAGAGTTTCGAAAGGCGAATAAATTATTACAGCAAGTGGTCTCGTCTTTTGCCCTCTATAATTGTGATGATGATATTGTTTATTCCATGGGATATCTGGTTTACTGATTTGTCAGTATGGCAGTTTAATAGTGATTATATCTGTGGAATAAAGTTTTTCCTATTGCCTTTAGAAGAATGGTTGTTTTTTATAATCATTCCATTTGCCTGTGTATTTATACATGAGGTGTTAAATTACTTTTTTAATAAGCAATTAGATTCAGGTAGCTATATTAAAATTGCATATTCTTTGGCCTGTATATTAGCCTTCTTTTCAGTTATTTACTCAGACAGATTATATACCCTTATATGCTTTAGCCTAACCTCACTTTCGCTTTTTATTTTGGCAATTCATAAGCCTAACTGGATAGGAACTTTTTTTAGAACCTATTTTGTTTCGCTGATTCCTTTTTTGATTATAAACGGCTTTTTAACTGGTAGTTTCAATGAAACACCAATCGTTAGTTATAGCTCAAGTCAGATAATTGGTCTTCGAATATTGAACATTCCCATTGAAGACAGTATGTACAATTTGTTGATGCTTTTAATAGTCATATCTATTTATGAAAGAAAATCAACCTTAAATAGGATTGAAAATGTCATTTTCACTTAA
- the pfkA gene encoding 6-phosphofructokinase encodes MKKIAIITSGGDSPGMNAALRSVVRSANYHGIECIGYFRGYQGVIENDFKVLEMRSVSNILEVGGTVLKTARSLDFHKAEVREKAYNNLIASGVEALVVIGGNGSITGANVFASQFDFPCVGIPASIDNDIYGTDNSIGFQTALQTIVESVDKIRDTARSHNRLFFVEVMGRDNGNLALYSSIASGACFVIIPEKQFEIKDLAERLKTGKSLSKSSSVVVVAEGNNHGSSYKIAEDLKEVFVEYESKVTILGHLQRGGSPVVMDRVIASRLGLSAIQALMSENHKHMVGIIKNETVLIPMQDVVDKEKKINEDLYKLNKIISR; translated from the coding sequence ATCAAAAAAATAGCAATCATAACTTCAGGAGGAGATTCTCCGGGCATGAACGCAGCACTTAGGAGTGTTGTTCGTTCTGCTAATTATCACGGCATAGAGTGTATTGGTTATTTTCGTGGTTATCAAGGAGTCATAGAAAATGATTTCAAGGTACTTGAAATGCGTTCAGTTAGTAATATTCTTGAGGTTGGAGGTACTGTTTTAAAGACCGCTCGTTCCTTAGATTTTCATAAAGCTGAAGTTCGAGAAAAAGCCTACAACAATTTAATTGCTTCTGGTGTAGAGGCGCTTGTCGTTATTGGTGGTAACGGTTCTATTACAGGAGCTAATGTATTTGCTAGCCAATTTGATTTTCCATGTGTTGGTATTCCTGCGTCTATTGATAATGATATTTATGGTACTGACAATTCAATTGGATTTCAAACCGCCCTACAAACTATAGTTGAATCTGTAGATAAAATTCGAGATACGGCCCGTTCTCACAATCGATTGTTTTTTGTTGAGGTAATGGGTAGAGATAACGGAAATCTAGCTCTTTATTCAAGTATTGCCTCTGGAGCATGCTTTGTTATAATCCCAGAAAAGCAGTTCGAAATTAAAGATTTAGCAGAGCGTTTGAAAACAGGAAAGTCCTTGAGTAAATCGTCAAGTGTTGTTGTAGTAGCCGAAGGAAATAACCATGGGTCGTCCTACAAAATTGCTGAAGATTTAAAAGAAGTATTCGTTGAGTATGAGTCTAAGGTTACTATTCTAGGTCACCTTCAAAGAGGGGGCTCTCCAGTAGTTATGGATAGGGTCATAGCTAGTAGATTAGGCTTGTCGGCTATTCAGGCGTTAATGTCGGAAAACCACAAGCATATGGTAGGTATAATTAAAAATGAAACGGTACTGATTCCTATGCAAGATGTGGTAGACAAAGAGAAAAAAATAAACGAAGATTTATATAAGTTAAACAAAATTATTTCAAGATAA
- the gap gene encoding type I glyceraldehyde-3-phosphate dehydrogenase → MTKIKVAINGFGRIGRNFFRQALESENIEVVAINDLTDVKTLAHLLKYDSTHGVLANQVSPSDNKILVDSTEVPVFSCPNPQELPWKDLNVDVVLESTGRFLQNEQALQHVIAGAKKVVISAPSPDAKTIVLGVNNEVITEEDFVFSNASCTTNCLAPMAKVINDNFGIKSGYITTTHAFTADQSLQDMPHKDLRRARSAMNSIIPTKTGAASAVGKVLPSLNGKLDGIALRVPVACGSITDFICVTEKETNVDEVNNLLQAAANTTMNGILAVSSDPLVSIDIVGRKESSIIDAELTKVDGNLIKLVSWYDNESGYSARLIDLCSIVTEQALTKI, encoded by the coding sequence ATGACAAAAATTAAAGTAGCAATTAATGGATTTGGTAGAATCGGCAGAAATTTTTTCCGTCAGGCCCTAGAATCTGAAAACATAGAGGTCGTAGCAATTAACGATCTTACAGATGTTAAAACATTAGCACATTTATTAAAGTACGATTCTACACACGGCGTACTAGCAAACCAAGTAAGCCCATCGGATAACAAGATTTTGGTTGATTCAACAGAAGTTCCTGTTTTTTCATGTCCAAACCCACAAGAATTACCTTGGAAAGATTTGAATGTGGATGTGGTTTTAGAATCTACTGGAAGGTTTTTGCAGAATGAACAAGCTTTGCAACATGTAATTGCTGGAGCCAAAAAAGTGGTTATTTCGGCACCTTCCCCTGATGCAAAAACAATAGTTTTAGGTGTGAACAATGAGGTTATTACCGAGGAAGATTTTGTGTTTTCAAATGCTTCTTGTACTACCAATTGCTTAGCGCCAATGGCAAAGGTAATTAACGACAATTTTGGAATTAAATCTGGCTATATCACTACGACTCACGCATTTACGGCCGATCAGAGTTTGCAAGATATGCCTCACAAAGATTTGAGAAGAGCACGTTCAGCAATGAACTCAATTATACCAACAAAAACAGGAGCGGCTTCTGCTGTTGGTAAGGTATTACCTAGTTTGAATGGAAAGTTAGACGGTATCGCTTTACGTGTGCCCGTTGCATGTGGTTCAATAACTGATTTTATATGTGTTACAGAAAAAGAAACTAATGTAGATGAGGTAAATAATTTATTACAAGCTGCTGCTAATACTACTATGAACGGAATTTTGGCAGTGAGTTCTGACCCATTAGTTTCAATTGATATTGTTGGTAGAAAAGAATCTTCAATTATTGATGCTGAGTTGACAAAAGTTGACGGGAATTTGATTAAATTAGTTTCTTGGTATGATAACGAGTCTGGCTATTCAGCACGACTAATTGATTTATGTTCAATCGTTACTGAACAAGCACTAACAAAAATTTAA
- a CDS encoding methylglyoxal synthase, with product MSKIAVIAHDNFKPNLLEFLKSKKSWFFGREIVATGRTADFLEEGELNLPLFHVNKGSDGGYLQITEMIKKGEVGIVFFFRDATIVQPYHEDINQLLNTCDLENIPLSTNQAGAELLIIGKIRMEASQEVQSKLNSNQ from the coding sequence ATGAGTAAGATAGCAGTAATAGCCCACGACAACTTTAAGCCTAATCTCTTAGAATTTCTAAAGAGCAAAAAATCATGGTTTTTTGGTAGAGAAATTGTTGCCACAGGTAGAACTGCTGATTTCTTAGAAGAAGGAGAACTAAACTTACCATTATTTCACGTTAATAAAGGATCTGATGGTGGTTACCTTCAGATTACAGAAATGATAAAAAAAGGCGAAGTAGGTATTGTATTCTTTTTTAGAGATGCAACTATCGTACAACCTTATCATGAGGATATTAACCAACTGCTTAATACCTGTGATTTGGAAAACATTCCATTGAGCACGAATCAAGCAGGTGCAGAATTGCTAATCATTGGCAAAATAAGAATGGAAGCTTCTCAAGAGGTCCAATCCAAACTTAATTCGAATCAATGA
- a CDS encoding methylglyoxal synthase gives MKIAIIAHDGTKDRLRGFIQSKLDVISNHTIVCTKSTSKIVIEFDLDVTAVESGPLGGDAQIAAQIVSNEIEAVLFLRDPLGKHPHEPDINMLLRLCDVYQVPLATNFKTAEILLNHFKSL, from the coding sequence ATGAAGATAGCTATAATAGCACATGATGGTACTAAAGACCGTCTTAGAGGATTTATACAGTCCAAATTAGATGTGATAAGCAATCACACCATAGTTTGTACAAAAAGCACCTCTAAAATTGTTATAGAATTTGATTTAGATGTTACCGCAGTAGAGTCGGGTCCACTAGGTGGAGATGCCCAAATTGCTGCTCAAATTGTAAGTAATGAAATAGAGGCTGTTCTTTTTTTAAGAGATCCTTTAGGGAAACACCCTCATGAACCAGATATTAATATGCTGTTAAGATTATGCGATGTGTACCAAGTTCCACTTGCCACTAATTTTAAAACAGCAGAGATTTTATTAAACCATTTTAAAAGTCTATAA
- a CDS encoding ROK family protein: MKVVGVDIGGTNTELAVVDLVEGIVKTSSFKTKASDSFAEYIGSLTHQIEALTLEYSVEAIGIGAPNYDSSAETFCPVNFPWDDLKPFNLKVHIEEVLNIQTHLINDANASAMAENRYGAGKKYKDFALITIGTGLGGGIVINNQLFEGAFGYAGEFGHTKIEGLDRQCNCGGVGCLETVVSANGIKKSYAVNMKEIKSSEPTQIPSVKAIFDKAKNGDTRCQAILDFTFEKLGQKMADFIHILNPQAIIFCGNIAKSMGAYMPIISGFCEAQLLNDFKGKIHYGVSELLDDRMNVLGPASLAFAKAEELVG, translated from the coding sequence ATGAAAGTAGTTGGCGTAGATATAGGGGGGACAAATACAGAGTTGGCCGTTGTTGATTTAGTAGAAGGCATTGTTAAAACAAGCTCTTTCAAAACAAAAGCAAGCGATTCGTTTGCCGAATACATAGGCAGTCTAACTCATCAAATAGAGGCATTAACACTAGAGTATAGTGTTGAAGCTATCGGTATAGGTGCGCCCAATTATGATTCTAGTGCCGAAACTTTTTGTCCTGTAAATTTTCCTTGGGATGATTTGAAGCCTTTCAACTTAAAGGTTCATATAGAAGAAGTACTTAATATACAAACTCATTTAATTAATGATGCCAATGCATCAGCTATGGCTGAGAACCGTTATGGTGCAGGAAAAAAATATAAAGATTTTGCTCTAATAACAATTGGTACAGGTCTTGGCGGTGGTATAGTTATTAATAATCAGCTATTTGAAGGTGCTTTTGGATATGCTGGAGAGTTCGGACACACTAAGATAGAAGGTTTAGACAGACAATGTAATTGTGGAGGTGTAGGCTGTCTTGAAACGGTTGTCTCTGCTAATGGGATTAAAAAATCTTACGCAGTCAATATGAAAGAGATAAAAAGTAGCGAGCCTACCCAAATCCCATCTGTAAAAGCCATTTTTGACAAAGCAAAAAATGGAGACACAAGATGTCAGGCTATTCTTGATTTTACATTTGAAAAGTTGGGACAAAAAATGGCAGACTTTATTCATATCTTGAATCCTCAAGCAATTATTTTCTGTGGGAATATTGCCAAATCAATGGGAGCCTATATGCCTATCATTTCAGGATTTTGTGAAGCACAATTACTGAATGATTTCAAAGGAAAAATCCATTATGGTGTTTCCGAATTATTAGATGATAGAATGAATGTTTTAGGGCCAGCATCTTTAGCTTTTGCGAAGGCTGAAGAATTAGTTGGGTAA
- a CDS encoding NUDIX hydrolase encodes MSKINVSVDCVIFGFDDSEKKLKVLTIEKKVDPFSKHEQKRTQFAIPGDLIELDEDIDQAANRILYSLTKLDNLYLKQFKTFGSPSRVQEEKDKEWLKNFRANPNERVITVGYASIVRMEDYNPEASYFAHDVCWTNIENMPEMAFDHNLIVNDAIQFLRREINHEVTSELLPRKFTLSQLQELYEIILDEKLDKRNFRKQIISKGILEKTNEKQKGVSHKPAELYKFNQQ; translated from the coding sequence ATGTCTAAAATCAATGTTTCTGTCGATTGTGTAATTTTTGGGTTTGACGACTCAGAAAAAAAATTAAAAGTGTTAACAATTGAAAAAAAAGTTGACCCCTTTTCAAAACATGAACAAAAAAGAACTCAGTTTGCTATTCCTGGCGATCTTATTGAGTTAGATGAAGACATAGACCAAGCAGCCAATAGAATCCTTTACAGCCTGACCAAATTGGATAATTTATATTTGAAACAATTTAAGACCTTTGGTAGTCCAAGCCGTGTTCAAGAAGAAAAAGATAAAGAATGGCTTAAAAACTTCAGAGCAAACCCCAACGAAAGAGTAATAACAGTTGGATATGCATCAATTGTAAGAATGGAAGACTATAACCCTGAAGCTTCTTATTTTGCTCATGATGTTTGTTGGACAAATATTGAAAATATGCCTGAAATGGCCTTTGATCATAATTTAATTGTTAATGATGCTATCCAATTTTTAAGAAGGGAAATCAACCATGAAGTAACTTCAGAATTATTACCTAGAAAATTTACTTTATCGCAACTGCAAGAGCTATATGAAATCATTCTAGACGAAAAGTTAGATAAGAGAAACTTCAGAAAACAAATTATCAGTAAAGGGATTTTAGAAAAAACTAACGAAAAACAAAAAGGCGTTTCTCACAAACCTGCTGAATTATATAAATTCAACCAACAATAA
- a CDS encoding DUF983 domain-containing protein encodes MIKKGTKLYSILHFKCPQCHEGDFFVSNAYNFKKVGELYTNCYKCNLKFSKEPGFYFGAMYISYAIGIAIFIASYSANWLLRLNASLLQILSFVGTLLLIGTPYLFHLSKIIWANLFIHYKVKK; translated from the coding sequence ATGATAAAAAAAGGAACAAAGCTATATAGCATCTTACACTTTAAATGCCCTCAATGTCATGAAGGAGATTTCTTTGTATCGAATGCTTATAATTTCAAAAAGGTAGGTGAACTTTATACAAATTGCTACAAGTGTAACTTGAAATTTAGCAAAGAACCGGGTTTTTATTTTGGCGCTATGTATATTTCTTATGCTATAGGCATCGCTATATTTATTGCATCCTATTCTGCTAATTGGCTTCTTAGATTAAATGCTTCTCTTTTACAAATACTATCATTTGTAGGGACTTTATTGTTGATTGGCACTCCATACCTTTTCCATCTGTCCAAAATAATTTGGGCTAATCTTTTTATTCATTATAAGGTCAAAAAATAA
- a CDS encoding type III pantothenate kinase, translating into MQRRKITIDEGNTITKLALFEGDDLVLKENNVSVERVLELASNCDRLIVSSVKKDSEYGALSEKKDVLVLNSTTPIPVSNCYKTPNTLGNDRIALVVGATVHYSGHNVLVIDAGTCITYDFINAEQEYLGGSISPGIRMRYSALHQYTSQLPMLKTEEKAALIGGDTEESIHSGVINGVLAEIDGVIQRYIEQYPDVKVVVTGGNVKLFDKGLKNTIFASPNLLMEGLNKILDYNESYF; encoded by the coding sequence TTGCAAAGGAGAAAAATAACAATAGACGAAGGTAATACAATTACTAAACTAGCTCTTTTTGAAGGGGATGACCTAGTGTTAAAGGAAAATAATGTTAGTGTAGAACGTGTATTAGAACTAGCTTCCAATTGTGATAGACTGATCGTTTCATCCGTTAAAAAAGATAGCGAATATGGTGCTTTATCAGAAAAAAAAGACGTGTTGGTGTTAAATTCAACTACACCTATACCTGTTTCGAATTGCTATAAAACACCCAATACTTTAGGTAATGATAGAATTGCTTTAGTTGTAGGGGCAACAGTTCATTATTCAGGTCACAATGTGTTAGTTATCGATGCTGGAACTTGTATTACGTATGATTTTATTAATGCAGAACAAGAATATTTAGGCGGGAGTATATCTCCTGGGATTCGAATGAGATACAGTGCCTTACACCAATATACAAGTCAATTACCGATGCTTAAAACAGAAGAAAAAGCTGCACTTATTGGAGGTGATACAGAGGAATCCATACACTCTGGGGTAATAAATGGAGTCTTAGCTGAAATAGATGGTGTAATTCAACGTTATATTGAGCAATATCCTGACGTTAAAGTTGTTGTAACTGGTGGAAATGTTAAACTCTTTGATAAGGGATTAAAAAATACCATATTTGCAAGCCCAAATCTTTTGATGGAAGGTTTAAACAAAATATTAGATTACAATGAGTCGTATTTTTAG
- a CDS encoding tetratricopeptide repeat protein yields the protein MKILMFLFAAFMSVLVSANPIADSKFGSDSVQCVTNISLYREYVKQKNYDDALTPWRKAYELCPKATKNIYIDGAKLFKYLIKKNKGNKELQTAYLDSLETLYDNRIANFGKEDYVLGLKGSDMMKYSFSDLDRAFSYLKQSVEGQKTKSKASALFSYFKAATEKYKAKSFDKSQVLEVYAVVADYLDVNISVESKSKKFYVKAAENVEKLFVPFATCEDLIAMFDAKYQEFPDDLNLLKRIVKVLDKKDCTDAEVYFSAARKLHEVEPSALSAYNMGNLSIKKNKSSDAIAFFKQSLDLTEVDADKANSYYGLSAAYFKSGNNSTARSYAYKALEISPSWGKSMLLIGDIYAASANECGSNTFESAMLYSAAIDKFIAAKNMDSSVADLAAKKIATYSKYLPNNEDAFFNGYKEGDSYKVGCWINESTKVRIK from the coding sequence ATGAAAATTTTAATGTTTTTGTTTGCGGCATTTATGTCGGTTTTGGTGAGTGCTAATCCTATTGCTGATAGCAAGTTTGGTTCTGATAGCGTTCAATGTGTCACTAACATATCTTTGTATCGAGAGTATGTGAAGCAAAAAAACTATGATGATGCCTTAACACCTTGGAGAAAGGCTTATGAATTGTGTCCAAAAGCTACAAAGAATATCTACATAGATGGAGCTAAGCTTTTCAAATATCTAATCAAGAAGAATAAAGGCAACAAAGAACTACAGACGGCTTACTTAGACTCTTTAGAAACCTTGTATGATAACAGAATTGCTAATTTTGGAAAAGAAGACTATGTACTAGGATTAAAAGGTTCTGATATGATGAAATATTCTTTTTCTGACTTGGATAGAGCATTTTCGTATTTAAAGCAATCTGTTGAAGGTCAAAAAACTAAATCAAAAGCCTCAGCTTTGTTTTCTTATTTCAAAGCCGCAACAGAAAAATATAAGGCTAAATCCTTTGATAAATCACAAGTGCTAGAAGTATATGCCGTTGTTGCAGATTATCTTGATGTTAATATTTCTGTTGAATCAAAAAGTAAGAAGTTCTATGTTAAAGCCGCAGAAAATGTAGAAAAGCTATTTGTGCCATTTGCAACCTGTGAGGATCTAATAGCTATGTTTGATGCCAAATATCAAGAGTTTCCTGACGATTTAAATCTTCTTAAGCGTATAGTTAAAGTACTAGATAAAAAAGATTGTACTGATGCCGAAGTGTATTTTTCTGCAGCTCGAAAACTTCATGAAGTTGAGCCTTCAGCACTTTCGGCTTACAATATGGGTAACCTTTCAATAAAGAAAAATAAATCTTCTGATGCCATTGCATTTTTCAAGCAATCGTTAGATCTTACTGAAGTTGATGCCGATAAAGCGAATAGCTATTATGGTTTGTCGGCAGCTTATTTTAAGTCAGGAAATAATTCTACTGCTAGATCATACGCCTACAAAGCATTAGAGATTAGCCCTAGTTGGGGAAAGTCGATGTTGCTTATTGGAGATATATATGCTGCATCTGCCAATGAATGTGGTTCAAACACTTTTGAGTCTGCCATGTTATATTCTGCAGCAATTGATAAGTTTATTGCAGCCAAGAATATGGATAGCTCTGTTGCCGACTTAGCAGCTAAAAAAATTGCTACATATTCTAAATATTTACCTAATAATGAAGATGCCTTCTTTAACGGTTATAAAGAAGGAGACTCTTATAAAGTCGGTTGTTGGATAAATGAATCAACTAAAGTTAGAATTAAATAA
- the lptC gene encoding LPS export ABC transporter periplasmic protein LptC: MNQLKLELNNFFIVPLAHITIRKILSLGLLMLIIACSNDLEKIHEISIQNQASFPIETIKDCEIIYSDSAKVRVLLNATLMNRYADEDSYVEFKDGLKVQFFDVNGKKESELNADYAIVDDKKDLMLAQNNVVVRNVDGDILETEKLNWNKQKEEIFTDEFVKITTENEVIFGQGLVSNQNFSKYSIRKIKGTITINQSNE, from the coding sequence ATGAATCAACTAAAGTTAGAATTAAATAATTTTTTTATAGTACCATTAGCACATATTACTATCCGAAAGATTCTGTCTTTAGGTCTTTTAATGCTAATAATTGCATGTTCTAACGATTTGGAAAAAATTCATGAAATTTCTATTCAAAACCAAGCTTCTTTTCCAATAGAAACTATTAAAGATTGTGAAATTATTTATAGCGACTCGGCCAAAGTTCGCGTATTGTTGAATGCTACTCTTATGAATCGATATGCTGATGAAGATTCGTATGTAGAATTTAAAGACGGTTTAAAAGTTCAGTTTTTTGATGTGAACGGTAAAAAAGAATCTGAGCTAAATGCTGACTACGCTATTGTTGATGACAAAAAAGATTTGATGTTAGCTCAAAACAATGTCGTTGTTAGGAATGTCGATGGCGATATTTTAGAAACTGAAAAGTTAAATTGGAACAAGCAGAAAGAAGAGATTTTTACCGATGAATTTGTTAAAATAACGACAGAAAATGAAGTCATTTTTGGTCAAGGATTGGTTTCTAATCAAAACTTTTCTAAATATTCTATTCGAAAAATTAAAGGTACTATCACTATAAATCAGTCTAATGAATAG
- a CDS encoding hemolysin family protein, whose amino-acid sequence MNSWIIIFASVLLSAFFSGMEIAYISSNKLKLELDKQSNSIVARLLQKILHSPSKYIATMLVGNNISLVVYGITMAEILEPKIEVYTQSSFLVLLIQTFLSTLIILVTAEFLPKAFFRLNPNRFLKILVVPLYLFHFILAPIVRVTLFLSKRGLKLFGLVLVEDSPVFGKVDLEEYLKLHTNEMEYKNLDVEVQILQNALDFSSVKVRECMLPRTEIVAIEVFKPIEDLLKIFIDTKLSKVLIYKDNIDKIIGYAHSNEMFKSPKNIKSILIPIPYVPESMMANDMLELFIKERKGVAVVVDEFGGTSGMLTIEDVVEEILGEIEDEHDNEKDLEIKIDDLNYRFSARLEIDYLNDKYHFDLPRSEEYETLGGLLISQLEEIPEKNTEIHIGNYTIVVEEVSDTKIEAVSLVKTD is encoded by the coding sequence ATGAATAGCTGGATAATCATATTTGCTTCAGTTTTACTTTCCGCCTTTTTCTCAGGAATGGAAATAGCATATATTTCCTCAAATAAGCTGAAGTTAGAACTTGACAAACAATCTAATTCTATCGTAGCTCGACTGTTGCAAAAGATTTTACATTCTCCATCGAAATACATCGCTACTATGCTAGTTGGTAATAATATTTCCTTAGTAGTTTATGGTATAACTATGGCAGAAATATTGGAGCCAAAAATTGAAGTATATACGCAGTCTTCATTTTTAGTTTTATTGATACAGACGTTTTTATCGACACTTATAATACTGGTTACTGCCGAATTTTTGCCTAAAGCTTTCTTTAGATTAAACCCTAATCGGTTCTTAAAAATCTTAGTAGTACCTCTATATCTTTTTCACTTTATATTAGCGCCTATAGTGAGGGTAACACTTTTCTTGTCCAAAAGAGGTCTTAAATTGTTTGGGCTAGTATTGGTAGAAGACTCACCTGTCTTTGGTAAAGTTGACCTTGAAGAGTACCTAAAACTGCATACCAATGAAATGGAATATAAAAACCTTGATGTTGAAGTTCAGATTTTACAAAACGCTCTTGATTTTTCAAGTGTTAAAGTTCGAGAATGTATGTTGCCTCGTACAGAGATAGTTGCAATTGAAGTATTCAAGCCTATTGAAGATTTGTTAAAGATTTTTATTGACACCAAACTTTCAAAAGTGCTTATCTATAAAGACAATATTGATAAAATCATAGGTTACGCTCACTCTAATGAGATGTTTAAGTCACCCAAAAACATAAAATCCATTCTTATACCCATTCCTTATGTCCCTGAAAGTATGATGGCTAACGATATGCTTGAACTGTTTATAAAAGAAAGAAAAGGTGTAGCCGTTGTGGTTGATGAATTTGGTGGAACTTCTGGAATGCTTACTATTGAAGATGTTGTAGAAGAAATATTAGGCGAAATTGAAGATGAACACGATAATGAAAAAGATTTAGAAATAAAGATTGACGATTTAAACTATCGATTTTCGGCACGTTTAGAAATCGATTACCTTAATGATAAGTACCACTTCGATTTACCAAGGTCTGAAGAGTATGAAACCTTAGGTGGATTGTTGATTAGTCAATTGGAAGAAATACCAGAAAAGAACACCGAGATACATATTGGAAATTATACCATAGTTGTTGAAGAAGTGTCCGATACAAAAATAGAGGCAGTAAGTCTTGTCAAAACTGATTAA